The following coding sequences are from one Anolis sagrei isolate rAnoSag1 chromosome 6, rAnoSag1.mat, whole genome shotgun sequence window:
- the LOC132779306 gene encoding G-protein coupled receptor 4-like, with the protein MDNTTLLCQPVFNTTKYFKIPVYSIVVATGLPLNCLALYALIRQMKKSVILSVYITNLVLANLLQILTLPFWIYSSYQDHHWGLGKVFCVVASLAFRTNFYAKNCFLCLIAMERYMGLVHPLMFQRLQTIRGAVKMSVATWFVVTVLCATGIALQMENPYPRQDNCLDDSVLDKGYARFKVSIIGFSFFIPCLMMGFFYFRVLFELRKVVSLEKRVKKQIYGFVSLIIATFFLLFIPYQVISSFRFYSELMTKDDSVQLCEFVKNVFIYMQATLCLSTLDNILDPLLYILLLKDIRAELKETLSIKAHGTGHLNKSEERDISLYFTSEQM; encoded by the coding sequence ATGGATAATACCACCTTGCTATGCCAACCCGTGTTTAATACCACCAAGTACTTTAAAATCCCTGTATACTCCATCGTGGTGGCTACTGGTCTGCCTCTGAACTGCTTGGCACTCTATGCCTTGATCCGCCAGATGAAGAAGTCGGTCATCCTCTCCGTTTACATCACGAACTTGGTCTTGGCCAATCTCTTGCAGATCTTGACCCTCCCGTTCTGGATCTACTCTAGCTACCAAGACCACCATTGGGGTTTAGGGAAGGTGTTCTGCGTCGTGGCCAGTTTAGCCTTCCGTACCAACTTCTATGCCAAAAACTGCTTCTTGTGCCTCATCGCCATGGAGCGATACATGGGCCTCGTACATCCACTGATGTTCCAGAGACTGCAGACGATTCGAGGGGCCGTCAAGATGAGTGTCGCCACTTGGTTTGTGGTGACCGTTTTGTGTGCGACTGGCATTGCACTCCAGATGGAGAATCCATACCCAAGGCAAGACAACTGTCTGGATGATTCTGTGCTGGACAAAGGCTATGCTCGGTTTAAAGTGAGCATCATCGGCTTCTCCTTCTTCATCCCTTGCCTTATGATGGGCTTCTTCTACTTCAGGGTCCTTTTTGAGCTCCGGAAGGTTGTCTCTTTGGAGAAGAGAGTGAAGAAGCAAATCTATGGCTTCGTCTCCCTCATCATTGCCactttcttcctcctgttcatACCATACCAGGTGATTTCGTCTTTCAGGTTCTACAGCGAATTGATGACCAAAGACGACAGTGTCCAGCTCTGTGAATTTGTGAAAAATGTTTTCATCTACATGCAGGCAACATTGTGCCTAAGTACTTTGGACAACATCTTGGACCCGCTTCTTTATATCCTGCTCCTCAAGGATATCCGGGCAGAGCTCAAGGAAACACTCAGCATCAAAGCTCATGGGACAGGACATTTGAACAAATCGGAAGAGCGAGATATATCTCTATATTTTACCAGCGAACAGATGTAA